A region from the Paenibacillus humicola genome encodes:
- a CDS encoding response regulator transcription factor, whose amino-acid sequence MKHLFVADDEKSIRDILKKYLESDGYKVTLFDNGLAVLAELERLRPDLLVLDIMMPGMDGMELCRQIRRRSEVPIIFVSARGEELDRVLGLELGADDYLTKPFSPRELTVRVRNLFRRLEKAVPEAAPAALRDLELLKDRRIVRKDGQEIRLTTKEYELFVFMADNRGLPFTREQLIQKVWGYDSTGDDRLIDDLVKRLRRKLSEHASSVQITAVWGYGYRLDA is encoded by the coding sequence GTGAAGCATTTGTTCGTGGCGGATGACGAGAAGAGCATTCGGGACATTTTGAAAAAATATCTCGAAAGCGACGGCTACAAGGTCACGCTGTTCGACAACGGCCTTGCGGTGCTGGCCGAGCTGGAGCGGCTTAGACCGGACCTGCTCGTCCTCGATATTATGATGCCCGGCATGGACGGCATGGAGCTCTGCCGGCAAATCCGCCGCAGAAGCGAAGTCCCGATTATTTTCGTATCGGCCCGCGGCGAGGAGCTGGACCGCGTGCTCGGCCTGGAGCTCGGGGCCGACGATTACCTTACGAAGCCGTTCAGTCCGCGCGAGCTGACGGTACGGGTCCGGAACTTGTTCAGAAGGCTGGAAAAGGCGGTTCCGGAAGCCGCTCCGGCCGCGCTGCGGGATCTCGAGCTGTTGAAGGACAGAAGGATCGTCCGCAAGGACGGGCAGGAAATACGGCTGACGACGAAGGAGTACGAGCTGTTCGTTTTTATGGCGGACAACCGGGGGCTGCCGTTCACGAGGGAGCAGCTCATTCAGAAGGTATGGGGCTACGATTCCACGGGGGACGACCGGCTGATCGACGATTTGGTCAAAAGGCTGCGCAGGAAGCTGTCCGAGCATGCGTCGTCCGTTCAAATTACGGCGGTTTGGGGGTACGGTTACCGCCTTGACGCTTAA